From the Pseudarthrobacter sp. MM222 genome, one window contains:
- a CDS encoding VIT1/CCC1 transporter family protein, whose protein sequence is MDSTGAPTLHENEPHRNDLAHRLNWLRAGVLGANDGIVSVAAIVVGVAGVTTDSGPILIAGAAGVVGGAISMALGEYVSVSSQKDSQQALIEKERQELLEQPEEELDELAAIYQGKGLSADTARTVARELTAHDALGAHLSAELNIDETDIVSPWHAAFASAVAFLAGAILPMLAILLPPENIRVPLTFVAVLVALAATGALGAWIGGGSQLKAAARVVVGGALALCATFLIGNLLGASGVSIG, encoded by the coding sequence ATGGACAGCACCGGCGCCCCCACGCTTCATGAGAACGAACCGCACCGCAACGACCTTGCGCACCGGCTCAATTGGCTGCGTGCCGGCGTGCTGGGCGCCAATGACGGTATCGTCTCGGTCGCCGCGATCGTCGTCGGCGTAGCCGGTGTCACCACGGATTCCGGCCCCATCCTGATCGCGGGTGCCGCCGGAGTCGTGGGTGGGGCGATCTCCATGGCGTTGGGCGAATACGTCTCGGTCAGCAGCCAGAAGGACAGCCAGCAGGCCCTGATCGAAAAGGAAAGGCAGGAACTGCTGGAACAGCCCGAGGAAGAGCTCGACGAGCTCGCTGCCATCTACCAGGGCAAGGGCCTCAGCGCCGACACGGCCCGCACCGTGGCACGGGAACTCACCGCGCACGACGCCCTCGGTGCCCACCTCTCCGCCGAACTGAACATCGACGAGACCGACATCGTCAGCCCCTGGCATGCCGCGTTTGCGTCCGCCGTCGCATTCCTGGCCGGCGCGATCCTGCCCATGCTGGCCATCCTGCTGCCACCGGAGAATATCCGGGTGCCGCTTACGTTCGTGGCCGTCCTCGTGGCCCTGGCGGCCACCGGCGCACTGGGTGCCTGGATCGGCGGCGGTTCGCAGCTGAAGGCCGCGGCGCGGGTGGTGGTGGGTGGCGCTCTGGCGCTGTGTGCGACCTTCCTGATCGGCAACCTGCTCGGCGCGAGCGGCGTCAGCATCGGCTGA
- a CDS encoding ferritin-like domain-containing protein encodes MKDDTGEKRLGWLTPRFLLRFALLACIALVVVGLGVALTPGNPKQPGEPPFSERARTAALTETLRLRAAGEHLGSSAPGAGQSALARTVTLLTGQARALLSPGQAAPVFPSAVAAQANSATQNGPGTQAAQPSTGAASPPPAPLPDSPAGLAAALAASGSQRIADATEADGGMARLLAAVGTAQLLQASSLAAATGVPVPPNADPVPPQLSGSCPGPVVSASPASGGVTVAQALEAAVRTELQSVYGYQLALTRLGGEPAKAAAGQLARHEALLRGAESLSLRHCVSPPPPEAGYGLAPSFFAAPGTGLAGLETSALPVYGDLVALSEGETRQWAISALLETARGAAAWGAQPGPLPGLSADVESLPPLPDPSTPTPDAPAPTPGR; translated from the coding sequence GTGAAGGACGACACCGGGGAAAAGAGATTGGGCTGGCTCACTCCCCGGTTTCTGCTCCGCTTCGCGCTCCTGGCATGCATCGCCCTGGTGGTGGTCGGCCTTGGCGTGGCTTTGACGCCCGGAAACCCGAAACAGCCCGGGGAACCGCCGTTTTCCGAACGCGCGCGGACGGCCGCGCTCACCGAAACCCTGCGGCTCCGGGCTGCCGGTGAACACCTCGGCAGCTCCGCCCCGGGCGCAGGACAGTCCGCCCTCGCCCGGACTGTGACGTTGCTGACAGGCCAGGCCCGGGCCCTGCTGTCCCCTGGCCAGGCCGCCCCGGTGTTTCCGTCCGCAGTTGCCGCGCAGGCCAACTCCGCCACGCAGAACGGGCCGGGAACTCAGGCTGCGCAGCCCTCGACCGGAGCTGCCTCGCCCCCGCCGGCCCCGCTGCCGGATTCGCCGGCCGGGCTGGCCGCCGCCCTCGCCGCGAGTGGCTCCCAGCGCATCGCCGACGCCACCGAGGCCGACGGCGGGATGGCCAGGCTGCTGGCCGCCGTCGGGACCGCGCAGCTGCTTCAGGCATCCTCCCTGGCGGCGGCCACCGGCGTGCCCGTTCCCCCGAACGCCGATCCGGTCCCGCCCCAGCTGTCCGGGTCCTGCCCGGGTCCAGTAGTTTCGGCGTCGCCAGCCAGCGGCGGGGTTACGGTTGCGCAAGCGCTTGAGGCGGCTGTGCGGACCGAACTTCAGAGCGTCTACGGCTATCAGCTGGCACTGACCAGACTCGGCGGCGAGCCCGCGAAGGCCGCCGCGGGTCAGCTGGCCCGGCACGAGGCACTCCTCCGCGGAGCCGAATCCCTGAGCCTTCGCCACTGCGTCTCCCCGCCCCCTCCGGAGGCCGGTTATGGCTTGGCGCCGTCCTTTTTTGCTGCGCCGGGTACCGGCCTGGCCGGGCTGGAAACCAGTGCACTGCCGGTCTACGGAGACCTGGTGGCGCTGAGCGAGGGAGAAACCCGGCAGTGGGCCATCTCTGCCCTGCTGGAGACTGCCCGCGGCGCCGCCGCGTGGGGCGCCCAGCCGGGCCCCCTGCCCGGACTTTCGGCCGACGTGGAGTCCCTACCGCCCTTGCCGGATCCCAGCACCCCGACACCCGACGCTCCGGCCCCGACACCCGGCCGCTGA
- the rimP gene encoding ribosome maturation factor RimP, with product MTNAEATTSTDRTGTGKAEAAPAQNLEAERLHALLEPEVLANRLYLEDVSIHVAGANRVVHVVVDLPQEETGGVTLDVIAEISKTLSDILDNDPSTDARPYELEVSSPGVGRPLTEERHWHRARGRLVKVNVLQGENVTGRIQTVEDGGVTLVPEIAVKKGMKPKQGEPVKIPFDRIRSGKVEIEFSHLEEAGLENANNGPSEEA from the coding sequence ATGACCAACGCAGAAGCCACGACTTCAACAGACCGGACCGGAACGGGGAAGGCTGAAGCCGCACCTGCCCAGAACTTGGAGGCCGAGCGTCTGCACGCCCTCCTTGAACCCGAGGTCCTGGCGAACCGCCTGTACCTCGAGGACGTCTCCATCCACGTCGCCGGCGCCAACCGGGTGGTCCACGTTGTAGTGGACCTGCCGCAGGAAGAGACGGGCGGAGTCACCCTCGACGTCATCGCCGAGATATCCAAGACCCTCTCCGACATCCTGGACAACGATCCGAGCACGGACGCCCGCCCCTACGAGCTCGAGGTTTCCTCGCCCGGCGTAGGGCGTCCCCTCACCGAGGAACGGCACTGGCACCGCGCCCGCGGGCGGCTGGTCAAGGTCAACGTCCTGCAGGGCGAGAACGTCACCGGCAGGATCCAGACGGTGGAAGACGGCGGCGTCACGCTCGTCCCGGAAATCGCTGTCAAGAAGGGCATGAAACCCAAGCAGGGCGAGCCGGTCAAGATTCCTTTCGACAGGATCCGCAGTGGAAAAGTCGAGATAGAGTTCAGCCACCTCGAAGAGGCCGGGCTGGAAAACGCAAACAATGGACCTTCTGAGGAGGCCTGA
- the nusA gene encoding transcription termination factor NusA gives MDIDMSALRLLEREREIPLDLLIPTIEQALLVAYHKTPGAFEKARAELDRKSGHVTIWATEIDDDGAPIGEFEDTPAGFGRIAASTARQIILQRLRDAEDDNVLGQFKGREGELVAGTIQQGNNPHMIQVNLGTVEALLPPPEQVPGEKYIHGNRLRAFVIDVHRGTKGPSITLSRSHPGLVRKLFELEVPEIADRSVEIVALAREAGHRTKIAVKANTSGVNAKGACIGEMGSRVRAVMTELNDEKIDIVDYSDDPATFIASALSPSRVNSVTITDEATRSARVVVPDYQLSLAIGKEGQNARLAAKLTGWRIDIVSDAAVARDK, from the coding sequence ATGGATATTGACATGAGCGCACTAAGACTCCTGGAGCGTGAGCGTGAAATCCCGCTGGATCTCCTGATTCCGACCATTGAGCAGGCCCTCCTGGTGGCCTACCACAAGACCCCCGGAGCCTTCGAGAAGGCCCGCGCCGAGCTGGACCGCAAGAGCGGGCACGTGACCATTTGGGCTACCGAGATTGACGACGACGGCGCGCCGATCGGCGAGTTCGAGGACACTCCGGCCGGGTTTGGCCGCATCGCCGCCAGCACTGCACGTCAGATCATTCTTCAGCGCCTGCGCGATGCCGAAGACGACAACGTCCTGGGCCAGTTCAAGGGCCGCGAAGGCGAACTGGTGGCCGGGACCATCCAGCAGGGCAACAACCCGCACATGATCCAGGTCAATCTCGGTACGGTGGAGGCGCTGTTGCCGCCGCCCGAGCAGGTTCCGGGCGAGAAGTACATCCACGGCAACCGGCTCCGGGCCTTCGTGATCGATGTGCACCGCGGCACCAAGGGTCCCTCCATCACGCTCTCCCGCTCCCACCCGGGCCTGGTCCGCAAGCTTTTCGAACTGGAAGTCCCGGAAATCGCGGACCGCTCGGTCGAGATCGTGGCACTGGCCCGCGAGGCCGGGCACCGCACCAAGATTGCGGTCAAAGCCAACACCTCGGGCGTCAACGCCAAGGGTGCCTGCATCGGTGAAATGGGCTCCCGTGTCCGGGCTGTCATGACCGAGCTCAACGATGAGAAGATCGACATCGTCGACTACAGCGACGATCCGGCAACCTTCATCGCCAGCGCGCTGTCCCCGTCACGGGTGAATTCGGTCACCATCACGGACGAGGCGACCCGCTCCGCCCGCGTCGTCGTCCCCGACTACCAGCTGTCCCTCGCCATCGGCAAGGAAGGCCAGAACGCGCGGCTCGCGGCCAAGCTCACCGGCTGGCGGATCGACATCGTCTCCGACGCCGCGGTGGCCCGCGACAAATAG
- a CDS encoding YlxR family protein — MHHLENQPQRTCIGCRQKGSRSELLRLVSGGSGSSAVVVDERRRMAGRGAWLHPSEKCLALAVKRRAFGRALNGATGTADVERRITAGTKAVDTPVAAATTVQPESGSEN, encoded by the coding sequence GTGCATCACCTCGAGAATCAACCGCAACGTACGTGCATCGGATGCCGACAAAAAGGGTCGCGGTCTGAGTTACTCCGGCTCGTCTCGGGCGGCAGCGGTTCATCCGCCGTCGTAGTGGATGAACGACGCCGGATGGCTGGCCGGGGTGCATGGCTGCACCCCAGCGAAAAGTGCCTGGCACTGGCGGTCAAACGTCGAGCGTTCGGACGCGCCCTAAACGGCGCAACCGGCACCGCCGACGTCGAACGCCGGATCACGGCAGGCACGAAAGCCGTGGACACTCCGGTGGCCGCAGCAACAACCGTCCAACCTGAAAGCGGGTCAGAAAACTGA
- the rbfA gene encoding 30S ribosome-binding factor RbfA encodes MADPARAAKLAQRIKVVVAEALGRKVKDPRLEGITVTDARVTNDLQHATVYYTVFGDQLVQAEAAKGLEKAKGVLRQEVGRNITVRLTPTLEFVADQIPVTASNLEELLRAAKKRDAEVAALAASAQHAGDADPYKSDVPQDVELDEDDFDEEDLDLVDNDDVDEDRNK; translated from the coding sequence ATGGCTGATCCCGCACGGGCTGCCAAGTTGGCGCAGCGGATTAAGGTTGTTGTTGCCGAGGCCTTGGGGCGTAAGGTCAAGGACCCGCGGCTTGAGGGCATCACTGTCACGGACGCGCGTGTCACCAATGATCTGCAGCATGCCACGGTCTACTACACGGTGTTTGGAGACCAACTGGTCCAGGCCGAGGCCGCCAAGGGACTGGAGAAGGCCAAGGGTGTGCTCCGGCAGGAAGTGGGGCGGAACATCACCGTCCGGCTGACCCCGACCCTGGAGTTTGTGGCTGACCAGATTCCGGTCACCGCCTCCAACCTGGAAGAACTCCTCCGGGCCGCGAAGAAGCGGGACGCCGAAGTTGCGGCCCTCGCCGCGAGCGCCCAGCACGCCGGCGACGCCGACCCGTACAAGAGCGACGTCCCGCAGGACGTCGAGCTGGACGAGGACGACTTCGACGAAGAGGACCTCGACCTGGTCGACAACGACGACGTCGACGAGGACCGCAACAAGTAG
- a CDS encoding pyridoxal phosphate-dependent aminotransferase, with protein sequence MPELAAHVRDVPINQIREITEAAWATPGAIVLSIGEPGFALPRHILEAGMACLDRDETNYTPNAGIPALREAFAARFREHNATPVGADRIYVVDGAQQGLHFAMSLLLSPGDEILIPNPGYPTFAMTSSLLHAVPVRYPLYPEHDFQPRLEDIEALITARTKVLILNSPSNPLGAVLGEELTRGLVELARRHDLWIISDECYEAFTYDVPHISPARFDSDVPGEARVFTSLTLSKTYGLTGLRIGALVCPPGLEQQMNNVMESIVSCVASPSQYAALAALTGPQEYVSDAHAHYRSNRDAASAVLASKGIPYLTAQGAFYLWADVSHASGGDVRAWVRRFLADSKVSFAPGTAFGSIGEGWIRIALCSGQDELVEGVNRLPAREA encoded by the coding sequence ATGCCTGAGCTTGCCGCCCATGTCCGCGACGTCCCCATCAACCAGATCCGCGAGATCACCGAAGCCGCCTGGGCCACCCCCGGCGCCATCGTACTAAGCATCGGCGAGCCGGGCTTCGCGCTTCCGCGCCACATCCTCGAGGCGGGGATGGCCTGCCTGGACCGCGACGAAACGAATTACACCCCGAATGCCGGGATCCCGGCACTTCGCGAGGCCTTCGCCGCCAGGTTCCGGGAGCACAACGCGACGCCGGTCGGCGCGGACCGCATCTACGTCGTCGACGGCGCCCAACAGGGACTGCACTTCGCGATGAGCCTGTTGCTCTCCCCCGGCGACGAGATCCTGATCCCCAATCCGGGGTACCCCACGTTTGCCATGACCAGCAGCCTGCTCCATGCCGTTCCGGTGCGGTACCCGCTGTATCCGGAGCACGACTTCCAGCCGCGGCTCGAGGACATCGAGGCGCTCATCACGGCGCGGACCAAGGTGCTGATCCTGAATTCACCGTCAAACCCCTTAGGAGCGGTGCTCGGTGAGGAGCTCACGCGCGGCCTCGTGGAGCTGGCCCGGCGCCACGACCTGTGGATCATTTCCGACGAATGCTACGAGGCGTTCACCTACGACGTCCCGCACATCAGTCCTGCCCGCTTCGACAGCGACGTGCCCGGCGAGGCCCGCGTGTTCACCTCGCTGACGCTGTCCAAGACCTACGGCTTGACCGGGCTGCGAATCGGCGCGCTGGTCTGCCCACCCGGCTTGGAGCAGCAGATGAACAACGTAATGGAGTCGATTGTCTCCTGTGTCGCCTCGCCCTCGCAGTACGCGGCGTTGGCCGCGCTGACCGGCCCACAGGAGTACGTCAGCGACGCCCATGCCCACTACCGGTCCAACCGGGACGCGGCCTCGGCAGTCCTGGCGTCCAAGGGGATCCCGTACCTCACGGCCCAGGGAGCCTTCTACCTCTGGGCCGACGTCTCCCATGCCAGCGGCGGCGACGTCCGGGCCTGGGTCCGGCGCTTCCTGGCCGATTCCAAGGTGTCGTTCGCGCCGGGCACCGCGTTCGGCTCGATCGGCGAGGGCTGGATCCGGATTGCGCTCTGCAGCGGCCAGGACGAGCTCGTTGAAGGCGTAAACCGGCTCCCGGCCCGCGAGGCCTAG
- the truB gene encoding tRNA pseudouridine(55) synthase TruB, with the protein MLSGLVIVDKPQGWTSHDVVGRMRRLAGTRKVGHAGTLDPMATGVLVVGINKATRLLTYIVGTSKTYTATIRLGESTVTDDAEGEVTSTHSAAAVTEEAVRAGVAALTGKIEQVPSSVSAIKVNGERAYARVRSGEEVKLAARPVTIHRFEVHGLRAVRDGEALDVDVTVECSSGTYIRALARDLGNALGVGGHLTALRRTQVGPYTLEQAHTLEQLADEMDVLEMSEAARALMPNRELSEDETTEISFGRRIAAGPAAGTPEAATAESPAAAFAPDGTLVALLADAGSYAKPVLVFAPDNEKRAAQQEQRAD; encoded by the coding sequence GTGCTTTCTGGACTGGTGATAGTGGACAAGCCGCAAGGCTGGACCAGCCACGATGTGGTTGGACGGATGCGGCGGCTCGCCGGTACCCGAAAGGTGGGCCATGCCGGCACCCTGGACCCGATGGCCACCGGCGTGCTGGTGGTCGGCATCAACAAGGCCACCCGGCTGCTGACCTACATTGTGGGCACCTCGAAGACGTACACGGCCACCATCCGCCTGGGTGAATCGACGGTGACTGACGACGCCGAGGGCGAGGTCACCTCCACGCACAGCGCGGCGGCGGTCACGGAGGAGGCCGTCCGGGCCGGCGTCGCGGCCCTGACCGGCAAGATCGAACAGGTTCCCAGCAGCGTTAGCGCCATCAAGGTCAACGGGGAAAGGGCCTACGCCCGGGTCCGCTCCGGCGAAGAGGTCAAGCTGGCCGCGCGGCCTGTGACCATCCACCGCTTCGAGGTGCACGGGCTACGCGCGGTGCGCGACGGCGAGGCGCTGGATGTCGACGTCACGGTTGAATGCTCCTCCGGCACCTATATTCGGGCCCTCGCCCGCGACCTGGGCAACGCGCTCGGCGTCGGCGGTCACCTCACGGCGTTGCGCAGGACCCAGGTGGGTCCGTACACGCTCGAACAGGCGCACACCCTGGAACAGCTGGCTGACGAGATGGACGTGCTGGAAATGTCCGAGGCGGCGCGGGCGCTGATGCCTAACCGTGAACTGAGCGAGGACGAGACCACCGAAATTTCCTTCGGCCGCCGGATCGCCGCGGGACCTGCCGCCGGCACCCCTGAAGCGGCGACGGCGGAAAGCCCGGCCGCGGCGTTCGCCCCGGACGGGACGCTCGTAGCGCTGCTGGCCGACGCCGGGAGCTATGCCAAGCCCGTGCTCGTCTTCGCCCCCGACAACGAAAAGCGCGCTGCCCAGCAGGAACAGCGGGCCGACTAG
- a CDS encoding NUDIX domain-containing protein, producing MDRTAATAPGNSQPGAPYNSATLPDELRRPRGPRDPGDAWVEGDRGRFWGRFGSAGLLVHDPAKGVLLQHRALWSDKGGTWGLPGGALHQGEEAVHGALREAEEEAAVPPESVRVLFTSVFDVGYWTYTTVAVEVVEQFDPAISDPESLELQWVRLDLVSGKDLHPGFGASWPELHRRLLEGSAAR from the coding sequence ATGGACAGAACAGCTGCCACGGCCCCTGGAAATTCACAGCCCGGAGCGCCGTACAACAGTGCCACACTCCCCGACGAACTGCGCCGCCCCCGCGGACCGCGCGATCCGGGCGACGCCTGGGTCGAGGGTGACCGCGGACGGTTCTGGGGCCGCTTCGGCTCGGCCGGGCTGCTCGTCCATGATCCTGCCAAGGGCGTCCTGCTGCAGCACCGGGCGTTGTGGAGCGACAAAGGCGGAACGTGGGGCCTGCCCGGCGGCGCCCTGCACCAGGGCGAAGAGGCTGTGCACGGGGCACTGCGGGAGGCGGAGGAAGAAGCCGCCGTCCCGCCGGAGAGCGTCCGGGTCCTGTTCACTTCGGTGTTCGACGTCGGCTACTGGACCTACACCACCGTCGCCGTCGAGGTCGTCGAGCAGTTTGACCCGGCGATCAGCGACCCGGAAAGTCTTGAGCTGCAGTGGGTTCGGCTGGACCTGGTCAGCGGCAAGGACCTGCACCCCGGCTTTGGCGCGTCCTGGCCGGAGTTGCACCGCCGGTTGCTGGAGGGTTCCGCGGCGCGCTGA
- a CDS encoding VOC family protein has translation MKDDSEGALHHIELWVPDLNRATAEWGWILSTLGYVIYKSWPLGISWQKGSTYIVLEESPGLSGRLHQRTAPGLNHLAFIVGSRLRVDALAKDSAEYGWTPLFPEKYPHAGGPEHYAAYLENSDGFEIELVAAQ, from the coding sequence GTGAAAGACGACTCAGAAGGCGCGTTGCACCATATCGAACTTTGGGTGCCGGATCTCAACAGAGCCACAGCTGAGTGGGGCTGGATCTTGTCCACCTTGGGGTACGTGATCTATAAGTCTTGGCCACTTGGAATCAGCTGGCAGAAAGGCTCTACCTACATAGTTCTAGAAGAATCGCCGGGCTTGAGTGGCCGTCTTCATCAACGAACAGCGCCTGGTCTAAATCACCTCGCGTTCATCGTGGGCAGCCGGTTACGTGTGGACGCGCTGGCTAAAGACAGCGCTGAGTACGGCTGGACGCCGTTGTTCCCAGAAAAGTATCCACACGCGGGCGGACCGGAGCACTACGCCGCCTACCTCGAGAACTCCGACGGCTTCGAAATAGAGCTCGTGGCCGCTCAATAG
- a CDS encoding HNH endonuclease signature motif containing protein, with product MDSTATWSVESREALAAVAASMAALAALAFPGAGGDGFDGSGTGPLENDSALGDADPLQDLADAYLGGLAEAARMEAGFAALKVHLTAGYVRAAEALAPPAASPQERTAQEMAVVAEVACVLTVSERSAAALLSEALALTAALPLTLAALQAGMISWQHARILVDESSGLDPAGAAALEAHFLDPAAPNPARGCPAGDLTPGRFRAKARSWRERHHPASIEARHTRSSADRRVDYTPDRDGMAWFSAYLPADTAAGIWDRTTAAARALQGPHEARTLPQLRADITATWLLTSNGTSGTTGGTSGNTSNAGTADGTGGGRAGIRGTGGSGWGPADGPAGQVPSPRAQVLITVPVLSLLGATDEPATLDGHGPIPPSMARRLIADGADSFYRVLTDPRDGAPLEIGRTSYRLTKAQRQWLRLRDAKCPFPGCNNHSLDNDADHLLAWADGGTTGITNLGQPCPKHHRLKHTTAWTPTAATKTTPPGWTSPTGRHYPSEHQDWEPPHWPIHLPATDTYTDTEFDSGPLPDQGPEDGPDQFPDQDPDDDLNHELNEDPIEDPGRDPELELPADPCPGWHSIPDGDPFTIADRLATGDPLPAACTPAPSQGAAEKRHRRFRTGGVTPVQVTGDRRSMDPRQCRT from the coding sequence ATGGATAGCACGGCAACGTGGAGTGTGGAGAGCAGGGAGGCCCTGGCGGCCGTCGCCGCGTCCATGGCTGCGCTTGCTGCCCTTGCCTTCCCCGGCGCCGGTGGTGACGGCTTTGATGGGTCCGGCACTGGCCCGCTGGAGAACGACAGCGCGCTCGGGGATGCCGATCCGTTGCAGGACCTCGCGGACGCGTACCTGGGCGGGCTGGCCGAGGCGGCCCGGATGGAGGCCGGCTTCGCCGCGCTGAAGGTGCACCTAACCGCCGGCTATGTGCGGGCCGCCGAGGCCCTGGCACCACCGGCGGCGTCCCCGCAGGAGCGCACCGCCCAGGAAATGGCCGTCGTCGCGGAGGTCGCCTGCGTCCTGACCGTCAGCGAACGCAGTGCCGCAGCCCTCCTGTCCGAAGCCCTGGCCCTAACGGCGGCGCTGCCGCTGACCCTGGCTGCCCTGCAGGCCGGGATGATTTCCTGGCAGCACGCCCGGATCCTCGTCGATGAGTCGAGCGGCCTGGACCCTGCCGGTGCCGCCGCGCTGGAGGCGCACTTCCTGGACCCCGCTGCACCGAACCCGGCCCGCGGCTGCCCGGCCGGGGACCTCACTCCGGGCCGGTTCCGGGCGAAGGCCCGCAGCTGGCGGGAGCGCCACCACCCGGCCAGCATCGAGGCACGCCACACCAGAAGCTCCGCGGACCGCCGGGTCGATTACACCCCGGACCGGGACGGCATGGCCTGGTTCTCGGCCTACCTCCCGGCGGACACCGCCGCCGGGATCTGGGACCGGACCACGGCCGCCGCCCGCGCGCTCCAGGGGCCCCACGAGGCCCGCACTCTTCCCCAGCTCCGCGCCGACATCACCGCCACCTGGCTCCTCACCAGCAACGGCACCAGTGGTACCACCGGCGGGACCAGCGGGAACACCAGCAACGCGGGCACGGCCGACGGAACCGGCGGCGGCAGAGCCGGGATCCGGGGAACCGGCGGTAGCGGCTGGGGCCCGGCCGACGGACCCGCCGGGCAGGTCCCGTCACCGCGGGCGCAGGTCCTGATCACCGTCCCGGTCCTGTCCCTCCTCGGCGCCACCGACGAACCCGCCACCCTCGACGGACACGGGCCGATCCCGCCGTCCATGGCCCGGCGCCTGATCGCCGACGGCGCCGACTCCTTCTACCGCGTCCTCACCGACCCCCGCGACGGCGCCCCGCTGGAAATCGGCCGAACCAGCTACCGCCTCACCAAGGCCCAGCGTCAATGGCTCCGCCTCCGCGACGCCAAATGCCCGTTCCCCGGCTGCAACAACCACTCCCTGGACAACGACGCCGACCACCTCCTGGCCTGGGCCGACGGCGGCACCACCGGCATCACCAACCTCGGCCAACCCTGCCCCAAACACCACCGCCTCAAACACACCACCGCCTGGACACCCACCGCCGCCACCAAAACCACCCCACCCGGATGGACCTCACCCACCGGACGCCACTACCCCAGCGAACACCAGGACTGGGAACCACCCCACTGGCCAATCCACCTCCCGGCAACGGACACGTACACGGACACAGAGTTCGACTCCGGCCCGCTCCCGGATCAAGGACCTGAGGACGGACCGGACCAGTTTCCGGACCAGGATCCTGACGACGATCTGAACCACGAACTGAACGAGGACCCGATCGAGGATCCGGGCCGGGATCCCGAACTGGAACTGCCCGCGGACCCTTGCCCGGGCTGGCACTCGATTCCGGATGGGGATCCCTTCACGATCGCGGATCGCTTAGCCACCGGAGATCCCTTGCCCGCCGCATGCACTCCGGCCCCAAGCCAGGGCGCGGCGGAAAAACGCCACCGCAGGTTCCGGACTGGCGGCGTGACCCCTGTTCAAGTGACCGGAGATCGCCGTTCGATGGACCCGAGACAGTGCAGGACCTGA
- a CDS encoding adenylate kinase codes for MQTPFEKPSSGPSRVIFYGVTGSGKSSAARAYALASGLPEYSADDDVGWLPGWQQPSTEAQRKVAQGIAAQDRWVLDSAYGVWRDLVVSRADLIVGLDYPRWLSLSRLIRRSVRRVVTRQPVCNGNVETLARLLAKDSNIAWHFRSFKRKRRVIRELHTDPNMPAVLVFRRPRDLEAWLEQVARDGRGVGRP; via the coding sequence ATGCAAACACCCTTCGAGAAGCCCTCCTCCGGTCCCTCTCGCGTCATCTTCTACGGTGTCACGGGCAGCGGGAAATCCTCGGCCGCCCGAGCATACGCGTTGGCGTCCGGGCTCCCGGAGTACTCGGCCGACGACGACGTCGGCTGGCTTCCGGGCTGGCAGCAGCCCAGCACCGAAGCGCAACGGAAGGTCGCCCAAGGCATAGCCGCCCAGGACCGGTGGGTGCTGGACAGCGCTTACGGTGTTTGGCGGGATCTGGTGGTTTCCAGGGCGGACCTCATAGTGGGGCTGGACTACCCGCGCTGGCTCTCGCTCAGCCGCCTGATCCGCCGCTCTGTGCGGCGCGTCGTCACCCGGCAGCCCGTCTGCAACGGCAACGTCGAGACGCTTGCCCGGCTCCTCGCAAAGGACTCGAATATCGCCTGGCATTTCAGGTCGTTCAAGCGGAAGCGGCGCGTGATACGCGAGCTGCACACGGACCCGAACATGCCTGCAGTGCTGGTCTTCCGGCGGCCCCGGGATCTTGAGGCCTGGCTTGAGCAGGTGGCGCGCGACGGACGCGGGGTCGGCAGGCCCTGA